The following coding sequences lie in one Pseudomonas sp. B33.4 genomic window:
- a CDS encoding iron-containing redox enzyme family protein, with amino-acid sequence MTVLTHLQAGPAQPHAMNTAGNIRQAYEALLRDDNPQELAQAFLQEQLQYAAQLADSLPEDPTTWHAWVAAHCADVARQYADYLQQRKAGGPRQFFRGKAQALYFLQAVAPTKLVDGAWLHGLLPRWQDPRFQGLLRTFLEELGEGNPAQNHVVIYQKLLAEHDLQDGSAIDDERYLQGAIQLALGVCGMDYLPEVIGYNLGYEQLPLHLLISSYELSELGIDPYYFTLHVTIDNASTGHAQKAVQAALDLLPLEADRGEFLRRVALGYRLNDLGQGSRAIIEGFDLERELLAMLERKCPFAQHMHSDYCRFEGKTVNQWLAAPEQLAGFLQALQDKGWIKRHEDPQGSRFWQLIAGDGAAMFGVFNAYEKQLVHDWIAGDWTPSDKAKPVRRHSQTAAPIEGLEQDPDVQALNAALQGQDALAQMAILIPWLAPARHAHPAGLLATRRFIELKSRLL; translated from the coding sequence ATGACTGTCCTGACACACCTGCAGGCCGGACCTGCCCAACCGCATGCGATGAACACCGCCGGGAACATCCGGCAAGCCTATGAAGCGTTGTTGCGTGATGACAATCCCCAAGAGCTTGCGCAGGCATTTTTGCAGGAGCAACTGCAATATGCCGCGCAACTGGCCGACTCTCTGCCCGAAGATCCCACGACCTGGCACGCCTGGGTGGCCGCACATTGCGCCGATGTCGCCCGGCAATACGCCGATTACCTGCAACAGCGCAAGGCCGGCGGGCCTCGGCAATTCTTCCGTGGCAAGGCGCAGGCACTGTATTTTCTGCAAGCGGTCGCACCGACCAAACTGGTCGATGGCGCTTGGCTCCATGGTCTGTTGCCGCGCTGGCAGGACCCGCGTTTCCAAGGCCTGCTGCGAACTTTTCTGGAGGAACTGGGCGAAGGCAATCCGGCGCAAAATCACGTGGTGATTTACCAGAAATTACTCGCCGAGCACGATTTGCAGGATGGCAGCGCCATCGACGATGAACGCTACCTGCAGGGCGCGATACAACTGGCCCTCGGTGTCTGCGGTATGGATTACTTGCCCGAAGTGATCGGCTACAACCTCGGCTACGAACAACTGCCGTTGCACCTGTTGATCAGCAGTTACGAACTCAGCGAGCTGGGCATCGATCCCTACTACTTCACCCTGCATGTGACCATCGACAACGCCAGCACGGGCCATGCGCAAAAGGCTGTGCAGGCGGCGCTCGATCTGCTGCCCCTTGAGGCCGATCGCGGCGAGTTTCTGCGCCGGGTCGCGCTGGGCTATCGGCTCAACGACCTGGGGCAGGGCAGCCGCGCGATCATCGAAGGTTTCGATCTTGAGCGTGAGTTGCTGGCGATGCTTGAACGCAAGTGTCCGTTTGCCCAGCACATGCACTCCGATTACTGCCGCTTCGAAGGGAAGACCGTCAATCAGTGGCTCGCCGCACCGGAGCAATTGGCCGGTTTTCTTCAGGCACTGCAAGACAAAGGCTGGATCAAACGCCATGAAGACCCGCAGGGCAGCCGCTTTTGGCAGCTGATCGCCGGCGACGGTGCGGCGATGTTCGGCGTGTTCAATGCCTACGAAAAACAGCTGGTGCATGACTGGATCGCCGGCGACTGGACACCATCGGATAAAGCGAAACCTGTTCGGCGGCACAGTCAGACCGCAGCACCCATCGAAGGGCTTGAACAGGATCCCGATGTTCAGGCGCTCAACGCCGCGCTGCAAGGTCAGGATGCCTTGGCGCAAATGGCGATTCTGATCCCCTGGCTCGCCCCGGCCCGCCATGCACATCCGGCCGGGCTGCTCGCTACCCGCCGTTTTATCGAACTCAAATCCCGCTTGCTTTAG
- a CDS encoding class I SAM-dependent methyltransferase, which translates to MNQEEQLCPNDLVLLQLGRRLLADGYRFVTPTPLTHQRVNQRDEGEMADSLRDVFGWSRPFAPGLLSADEQRQLEDAQIIDAYEGQLKSRVRWSSLDDLLFVHSAFPTDAADAVFFGPDTYRFAQLIHAHLQQNFAPIQRAVDIGCGAGVGAILIGRARREAQVLALDINPAALRLTAINAVLAEVANVEVRASDLLQGVDGEFDLIVANPPYMADPAERAYRHGGGTLGAGLSLRIVEQALNRLAPGGSLLLYTGVAMVDGRDPFLDTVLPRLDEKRFGWTYHEIDPDVFGEELLNPGYQRVDRIAVVALTVTRIG; encoded by the coding sequence ATGAATCAGGAAGAACAACTGTGCCCCAACGACCTCGTGCTGCTGCAACTGGGCCGGCGCTTGTTGGCAGACGGATATCGGTTCGTCACACCGACGCCGTTGACCCATCAACGGGTCAACCAGCGTGACGAGGGCGAGATGGCCGACTCGTTGCGCGATGTGTTCGGCTGGTCGCGTCCGTTCGCCCCGGGGTTGTTGTCGGCCGATGAACAGCGGCAACTGGAAGACGCGCAGATCATTGATGCCTACGAAGGTCAGTTAAAAAGTCGCGTGCGCTGGTCAAGCCTGGATGATTTGCTGTTCGTGCATTCAGCATTTCCCACCGACGCGGCGGATGCGGTGTTTTTCGGCCCCGACACCTACCGTTTCGCCCAATTGATTCATGCCCACTTGCAACAGAACTTCGCGCCCATCCAGCGCGCGGTGGACATTGGTTGTGGGGCGGGCGTCGGAGCGATTCTGATTGGCCGTGCTCGTCGCGAGGCGCAAGTGCTGGCGCTGGATATCAATCCCGCGGCGCTGCGCCTGACCGCGATCAACGCGGTGCTGGCAGAGGTCGCTAACGTCGAAGTGCGCGCCAGTGATCTGTTGCAGGGCGTCGACGGCGAGTTCGACCTGATCGTCGCCAACCCACCGTACATGGCCGATCCGGCAGAGCGCGCTTATCGTCACGGTGGCGGGACGCTGGGGGCAGGGCTGTCGCTGCGCATCGTCGAGCAGGCGCTGAACAGGCTGGCGCCGGGCGGCTCGCTGCTGCTCTACACCGGCGTGGCGATGGTCGATGGTCGCGATCCGTTTCTCGACACCGTGTTGCCTCGACTGGACGAGAAGCGCTTTGGCTGGACGTACCACGAAATCGATCCGGACGTCTTCGGCGAGGAGTTGCTCAATCCCGGCTATCAACGGGTCGACCGGATCGCGGTGGTAGCGCTGACCGTGACCCGAATTGGCTGA
- the ligD gene encoding DNA ligase D has product MNRNLDDYNRMRDFSATSEPAAVKRSGRKATTDHALQFCIQKHDASHLHYDFRLELDGALKSWAVPKGPSLDPKVKRLAVHVEDHPLDYATFEGSIPEGHYGAGDVIVWDRGVWIPLEDPHKAYAKGKLKFELQGEKLGGIWNLVRTHMPGKKEQWFLIKHQDNAARPQDDYDVLVAEPDSVLSERTIVGKPKLAAEQSKPLKKPPAKTRKPATGKLTGAHKAKLPTQLKPELATLVDSAPEGQWSYEIKFDGYRIMARIDHDQVQLFTRNGHDWTHKLPQQAEALAALGLESAWLDGEMVVANEHGVPDFQALQNAFEAGRSGNILYYLFDLPYLNGVDLREVPVEERRAALATVLGNHEQPLLRFSEAFDETPDALLNSACQMQMEGLIGKRLGSPYLSRRSSDWIKLKCKHRQEFVVVGYTDPKGSRSAFGALLLGLHDRDSGELRYAGKVGTGFNESTLKSILAQLKPLQMKTAAVINPPSGFEVKGVHWLKPKLLAEVAFAEMTKDGSVRHAVFHGLRDDKPAKDITEERAKPVKTAEKKTPAKKQTKKAPASNTDTAPSQLGLANGKVRITHPDRVIDAVSGTTKMQLAEYYASVAEWILPQLKERPVALVRAPDGIAGELFFQKNAERLAIPGITTLDKDVTGQPVMLINNAEALIGAVQMSTVELHTWNATTVDLDKPDRFVLDLDPDPALPWKSMVEATALTLTVLDELGLKAFLKTSGGKGIHLVVPLTRKLGWDEVKDFSHAIVSHIAKLLPDRFSAVSGPKNRVGRIFIDYLRNGLGATTICAYAARTREGLPVSVPLFREEVAEIKGGNQWNVHNVHERLAEVGDEPWADMKKTRQSITAEMRKRVGLKK; this is encoded by the coding sequence ATGAACAGGAACCTCGACGACTACAACCGCATGCGCGATTTTTCGGCGACCTCGGAACCGGCCGCCGTCAAGCGTTCGGGGCGCAAAGCCACCACGGATCACGCGTTGCAGTTCTGCATCCAGAAGCACGACGCTTCGCACCTGCATTACGACTTTCGCCTGGAACTCGATGGTGCGTTGAAGAGTTGGGCGGTGCCGAAGGGGCCGTCACTCGACCCTAAGGTCAAACGTCTGGCGGTGCATGTCGAGGATCATCCGCTGGATTACGCGACGTTCGAGGGCAGCATTCCCGAAGGGCATTACGGCGCCGGAGATGTGATTGTCTGGGATCGTGGCGTGTGGATTCCGCTGGAAGATCCGCACAAGGCTTACGCCAAGGGCAAGCTCAAGTTCGAGCTGCAAGGCGAGAAGCTCGGCGGCATCTGGAACCTGGTGCGCACGCACATGCCAGGCAAGAAGGAACAGTGGTTTTTGATCAAGCATCAGGACAACGCCGCACGGCCGCAGGATGACTACGATGTGTTGGTGGCCGAGCCGGACAGTGTGCTGAGCGAACGCACGATAGTGGGCAAACCCAAACTGGCCGCCGAGCAAAGCAAACCGCTAAAGAAGCCCCCGGCCAAGACCCGCAAACCCGCGACCGGCAAGCTCACCGGCGCGCACAAGGCGAAACTGCCGACGCAACTCAAGCCGGAGTTGGCCACGCTGGTCGACAGCGCACCCGAAGGACAGTGGAGCTACGAGATCAAATTCGACGGTTACCGGATCATGGCGCGCATCGATCATGATCAGGTGCAACTGTTCACCCGCAACGGTCACGACTGGACGCACAAGTTGCCGCAACAGGCCGAAGCCCTGGCCGCGCTGGGATTGGAATCGGCATGGCTGGACGGTGAAATGGTCGTCGCCAACGAACACGGCGTGCCGGACTTTCAGGCCCTGCAAAATGCCTTTGAAGCGGGACGTAGCGGCAACATTCTCTACTACCTGTTCGATCTGCCATATCTCAACGGTGTCGACCTGCGTGAGGTGCCGGTGGAGGAACGTCGCGCCGCGCTGGCCACGGTGCTCGGCAATCATGAGCAACCGTTGCTGCGTTTCTCAGAAGCCTTCGACGAAACGCCGGATGCACTGCTTAACAGCGCCTGCCAGATGCAGATGGAAGGCCTGATCGGCAAACGCCTCGGCTCGCCGTATTTGTCGCGGCGCAGTAGCGACTGGATCAAGCTCAAGTGCAAACACCGGCAGGAATTCGTGGTGGTTGGATACACCGATCCGAAAGGTTCGCGCAGTGCCTTCGGTGCATTGCTGTTGGGGCTGCATGACCGTGACAGTGGCGAATTGCGTTACGCCGGCAAGGTCGGCACCGGTTTCAACGAGTCGACGTTGAAAAGCATTCTGGCCCAGCTCAAACCGTTGCAGATGAAGACGGCTGCGGTGATCAATCCACCCAGCGGCTTCGAGGTCAAAGGTGTGCATTGGCTGAAGCCGAAACTGCTGGCTGAAGTCGCATTTGCCGAAATGACCAAGGACGGTTCGGTCCGCCACGCTGTGTTTCACGGCTTGCGCGATGACAAGCCAGCCAAGGACATCACTGAGGAGCGAGCGAAACCGGTGAAGACTGCAGAGAAAAAAACGCCTGCGAAGAAGCAGACAAAAAAAGCCCCGGCGAGCAATACCGACACCGCACCGTCACAACTCGGACTGGCCAACGGTAAGGTGCGCATCACTCACCCGGATCGAGTCATCGACGCGGTCAGCGGCACCACCAAGATGCAACTGGCCGAGTATTACGCCAGCGTCGCCGAATGGATCCTGCCGCAACTCAAGGAGCGTCCGGTGGCGCTGGTGCGGGCGCCGGACGGCATCGCCGGTGAGTTGTTCTTCCAGAAAAACGCCGAACGCCTGGCAATTCCCGGCATCACTACGCTGGACAAGGACGTTACCGGGCAACCGGTGATGCTGATCAATAACGCCGAAGCACTGATCGGCGCAGTGCAGATGAGCACCGTCGAGCTGCACACCTGGAACGCTACCACCGTCGATCTGGACAAGCCCGATCGATTCGTCCTCGATCTCGACCCGGATCCGGCATTGCCGTGGAAAAGCATGGTCGAGGCGACGGCGCTGACTTTGACCGTGCTCGATGAACTGGGGTTGAAAGCGTTCCTCAAAACCAGCGGCGGCAAGGGCATTCACCTGGTGGTGCCGCTGACCCGCAAACTCGGCTGGGATGAGGTCAAGGATTTCAGCCACGCCATCGTCAGTCATATCGCCAAGCTGTTGCCAGACCGTTTTTCGGCGGTGTCCGGGCCGAAGAATCGCGTTGGAAGGATCTTCATCGACTATCTGCGCAACGGTCTCGGCGCCACCACCATCTGCGCCTACGCGGCGCGCACCCGTGAAGGCTTGCCGGTATCGGTGCCACTGTTTCGTGAAGAGGTCGCCGAGATCAAGGGCGGCAATCAGTGGAACGTGCACAATGTCCACGAGCGCTTGGCTGAGGTCGGCGATGAACCGTGGGCCGACATGAAGAAAACCCGCCAGAGCATCACGGCCGAGATGCGCAAACGGGTCGGTCTGAAAAAGTGA
- a CDS encoding DUF2388 domain-containing protein produces MRKLVLVSSLLLCLPVGSALARVDAGDVATSAGVSASLYSTFKDHKMVIPARDDLSAFVASGGAIRGVYLESVLQQVRQDNPGLNASDEDLANAILVHYEGLNQ; encoded by the coding sequence ATGCGCAAGTTAGTGCTCGTTTCTTCTTTACTCTTATGCCTGCCGGTCGGTTCGGCGTTGGCCCGCGTTGATGCTGGCGACGTTGCCACCTCGGCCGGTGTCTCCGCGTCGCTGTACTCGACCTTCAAGGATCACAAAATGGTGATTCCGGCCCGTGACGACTTGTCTGCATTTGTCGCCAGTGGCGGGGCCATTCGTGGGGTTTATCTTGAATCGGTACTGCAACAGGTTCGCCAGGACAACCCAGGGCTCAACGCCAGCGATGAAGATCTGGCCAATGCGATTCTGGTGCATTACGAAGGCCTCAATCAGTAG
- the sodC gene encoding superoxide dismutase [Cu-Zn] SodC, whose protein sequence is MKRALWLGLLGTFAIGTAQAATEKVAINLVSADGAPQAIGSVTISETAYGLLFTPDLKSLPAGVHGFHVHENGSCEAGMKDGVKGAALAAGGHLDPQKTGKHLGPYADGHLGDLPAVYVTADGVANYPVLAPRLKKIAEIKGHALMIHAGGDNHADMPKPLGGGGDRMACGVI, encoded by the coding sequence ATGAAACGCGCATTGTGGTTAGGTTTGCTCGGCACCTTCGCCATCGGAACCGCACAGGCGGCGACGGAAAAAGTCGCCATCAATCTGGTCAGCGCAGACGGCGCGCCGCAGGCGATCGGCTCGGTCACCATCAGTGAAACCGCGTATGGCCTGTTGTTCACGCCCGATCTGAAGTCCTTGCCGGCCGGCGTGCACGGTTTCCATGTGCATGAAAACGGTAGCTGCGAAGCCGGCATGAAGGACGGCGTGAAAGGCGCCGCACTGGCCGCTGGCGGGCATCTCGATCCGCAGAAAACCGGCAAGCACCTTGGCCCGTATGCTGACGGCCATTTGGGTGACCTGCCCGCGGTTTACGTGACTGCTGACGGCGTCGCCAACTACCCGGTGCTGGCGCCGCGCCTGAAAAAGATCGCCGAGATCAAGGGCCATGCGCTGATGATCCATGCCGGTGGCGACAACCATGCCGACATGCCCAAACCGCTGGGCGGTGGCGGCGATCGTATGGCTTGCGGGGTGATCTGA
- a CDS encoding nuclear transport factor 2 family protein, which translates to MTKTRLLIGFLCAFNGYAMAASAPAEKDVAQAVDHLTQAMLHKDIAELNALTAPNLTYGHSSGKIQDKKEFIADIETGRSAFKTLEMQKQTITLSGDTALVRHHFSAQALKGTEVVPTEIENFQIWQKQDGKWLLVGRQAFKF; encoded by the coding sequence ATGACCAAAACCCGACTCCTCATCGGTTTCCTCTGCGCCTTTAACGGCTACGCCATGGCCGCGTCGGCCCCGGCAGAAAAAGATGTCGCCCAAGCGGTCGATCATCTGACCCAGGCAATGTTGCACAAGGACATCGCCGAACTGAATGCACTCACCGCGCCCAACCTGACCTACGGCCATTCCAGCGGCAAGATTCAGGACAAGAAGGAATTCATTGCCGACATCGAAACCGGCAGAAGCGCTTTCAAGACCCTCGAGATGCAGAAGCAGACCATCACACTCTCAGGCGATACCGCGCTGGTACGCCACCACTTTTCCGCGCAGGCGTTGAAAGGAACCGAGGTGGTGCCGACCGAGATCGAGAACTTTCAGATCTGGCAGAAGCAGGATGGCAAGTGGTTGCTGGTGGGGCGGCAGGCGTTCAAGTTTTGA
- the mqo gene encoding malate dehydrogenase (quinone) translates to MFKKVNTALLGLALAMGMTSANADEAKKVDVLLIGGGIMSTTLGVWINELEPGWSMEMVERLDGVALESSNGWNNAGTGHSALAELNYTPEDDKGNVTIPKAVEINEAFQVSRQFWAWQVQQGVLKNPRSFINTTPHMSFVWGDDNIKFLKKRYEALQASPLFAGMQYSEDPAVIKKWVPLMMEGRDPNQKIAATWSPLGTDMNFGEITRQFATYLQTKPNFDLKLSSEVQDITKNADGTWRVSYKNLKDGTKTETDAKFVFIGAGGGALHLLQKSGIPEAKEYAGFPVGGSFLVTDNPAIAEQHLAKAYGKASVGAPPMSVPHLDTRVLDGKRVILFGPFATFSTKFLKEGSYLDLLTSTTTHNIWPMTKVGIKEYPLVEYLAGQLMLSDEDRLNALKEYFPNAKAEDWRLWQAGQRVQIIKRDEAAGGVLKLGTEIVAAQDGSIAGLLGASPGASTAAPIMLSVLQKVFKDKVATPEWQSKLHQIVPSYGTQLNSDPAKVAAEWAYTAKILELPTPPVIGQVAAPAAPAAEKAEAPKENAARDMAL, encoded by the coding sequence ATGTTTAAAAAAGTGAACACAGCCCTGCTGGGTCTGGCTTTGGCGATGGGGATGACATCCGCCAATGCTGACGAAGCAAAGAAAGTCGACGTTCTGCTGATCGGCGGCGGCATCATGAGCACCACCCTCGGTGTGTGGATCAATGAGCTGGAGCCAGGCTGGTCGATGGAAATGGTCGAGCGCCTCGACGGCGTCGCCCTCGAAAGCTCCAACGGCTGGAACAACGCCGGTACCGGTCACTCGGCACTTGCCGAGCTGAACTACACCCCGGAAGACGACAAAGGCAACGTAACGATCCCGAAAGCCGTCGAGATCAACGAAGCGTTCCAGGTCTCCCGTCAGTTCTGGGCCTGGCAGGTTCAGCAAGGCGTTCTGAAGAACCCTCGCTCGTTCATCAACACCACTCCGCACATGAGCTTTGTGTGGGGCGATGACAACATCAAGTTCCTGAAAAAGCGCTACGAAGCCCTGCAAGCGAGCCCGCTGTTCGCCGGCATGCAGTACTCCGAAGACCCGGCTGTGATCAAGAAGTGGGTCCCGCTGATGATGGAAGGGCGTGACCCGAACCAGAAAATCGCGGCCACCTGGAGCCCGCTGGGTACCGACATGAACTTCGGCGAAATCACCCGCCAGTTCGCCACGTACCTGCAGACCAAGCCTAACTTCGATCTGAAACTGTCGAGCGAAGTCCAGGACATCACCAAGAATGCCGATGGCACTTGGCGCGTCAGCTACAAAAACCTGAAAGACGGCACTAAAACCGAAACCGATGCCAAGTTCGTGTTCATCGGCGCGGGCGGCGGTGCACTGCACCTGCTGCAGAAGTCGGGCATTCCTGAAGCCAAGGAATACGCTGGCTTCCCGGTAGGCGGCTCGTTCCTGGTGACCGATAACCCGGCCATCGCTGAACAGCACCTGGCCAAGGCCTACGGTAAAGCGTCGGTTGGCGCACCACCGATGTCCGTTCCGCACCTGGACACCCGTGTTCTGGACGGCAAGCGCGTCATCCTGTTTGGCCCATTCGCAACCTTCAGCACCAAGTTCCTCAAGGAAGGTTCGTACCTGGACCTGCTGACCAGCACCACCACCCACAACATCTGGCCTATGACCAAGGTCGGCATCAAGGAATACCCGCTGGTCGAGTACCTGGCTGGCCAACTGATGCTGTCGGATGAAGACCGTCTGAACGCGCTGAAGGAATACTTCCCGAACGCCAAAGCCGAAGACTGGCGCCTGTGGCAAGCCGGCCAACGCGTGCAGATCATCAAGCGCGATGAAGCCGCTGGCGGCGTGCTGAAACTGGGCACCGAAATCGTTGCTGCACAAGACGGCTCCATCGCCGGTCTGCTGGGCGCATCGCCAGGCGCGTCGACCGCTGCACCGATCATGCTGAGCGTGCTGCAGAAAGTCTTCAAAGACAAAGTCGCAACGCCTGAGTGGCAATCCAAGCTGCACCAGATCGTGCCAAGCTACGGCACCCAGCTGAACAGCGATCCAGCCAAAGTGGCTGCAGAATGGGCCTACACCGCCAAGATCCTCGAACTGCCGACACCTCCAGTGATCGGTCAGGTGGCTGCTCCGGCCGCACCTGCAGCTGAAAAGGCTGAAGCTCCGAAGGAAAACGCTGCACGTGACATGGCTCTGTAA
- a CDS encoding nuclear transport factor 2 family protein → MTDLNLQPIVAASLGKWHEMIRTGNLSTLPGLLDPQAVFRSPMAHTPYPGAPVVSMILNTVFEVFEDFTYHRELATADGLNVILEFSAKVGSKELKGIDMIRFDEHGKIVEFEVMVRPLSGLQALGEEMGRRLGAYLASAKAL, encoded by the coding sequence ATGACCGACCTGAACCTGCAACCCATCGTCGCCGCATCGCTAGGCAAATGGCACGAAATGATCCGCACCGGCAACCTCAGCACCCTGCCCGGCCTGCTCGACCCGCAAGCCGTGTTCCGCTCGCCGATGGCCCACACGCCTTATCCGGGCGCGCCAGTGGTGTCGATGATCCTCAATACCGTGTTCGAGGTGTTTGAAGACTTCACCTATCACCGTGAGCTGGCGACTGCCGATGGCTTGAATGTGATTCTGGAGTTCAGCGCCAAGGTGGGTTCGAAGGAACTGAAAGGCATCGACATGATTCGCTTCGATGAGCACGGCAAGATTGTCGAGTTCGAGGTGATGGTGCGGCCACTCAGCGGTCTGCAAGCCTTGGGCGAAGAGATGGGCCGGCGGCTCGGTGCTTATCTGGCGTCCGCCAAAGCCCTGTAG
- a CDS encoding NUDIX hydrolase — MAEHRIRALALCVFHHNGKILVNEFRDPVSQQTCFRPLGGGIEFGETSAEAIVREVQEELGLSMTDVRLLGTLESLFVYNGKPGHEIVQVYDATFVDLGVYDHAQIDGHESDGAPFTALWHDSSSFSEQAPLVPKGLQELLMSTGLLG; from the coding sequence ATGGCCGAACACCGCATTCGCGCGCTCGCACTTTGCGTTTTTCATCACAACGGGAAAATTCTGGTTAACGAATTTCGCGATCCGGTCAGCCAGCAAACCTGCTTTCGGCCTCTCGGCGGCGGTATCGAATTTGGCGAAACCAGCGCTGAAGCGATCGTGCGCGAAGTGCAGGAAGAGTTGGGCCTGTCTATGACCGATGTGCGCCTGCTCGGCACACTCGAAAGTCTTTTCGTTTACAACGGCAAACCGGGACACGAAATTGTCCAGGTATACGACGCGACGTTTGTCGATCTGGGCGTTTACGACCACGCACAGATCGATGGCCATGAAAGCGACGGCGCGCCCTTCACCGCGCTCTGGCATGACAGCTCAAGCTTCAGCGAGCAGGCGCCCTTGGTGCCAAAAGGCTTGCAGGAGCTGCTGATGAGTACTGGATTGCTCGGCTGA
- a CDS encoding PoNe immunity protein domain-containing protein — MEFFKTNRFQSDSDDEEASLRAAFFQRLALDKLLATYTVGEPIEALLPLLEDLLDQYELRQQRLAAYEDVPQISPLAIDDWPDEYEEAVQVISLCILLDRKDLLIRFVKLLDDAGYAGDDTLYEDLLKKVLPDRQDVDQWYHDVYTPLVQAIYADTREEASLLLKEYCQTWYPAFEQAPWHDTHLQGDDGNYVGYWAFEAAAIVFLYGLDDRHVDHWVYPKDLVEYARSR, encoded by the coding sequence GTGGAGTTCTTCAAGACCAATCGCTTCCAATCAGATTCTGACGACGAAGAAGCGAGCCTGCGCGCGGCATTCTTTCAGAGACTGGCGCTTGATAAGTTGCTTGCAACTTATACCGTTGGCGAGCCTATCGAAGCTCTCCTCCCGTTACTCGAAGACTTGCTCGATCAGTATGAACTGCGCCAGCAGAGGCTGGCCGCCTACGAAGATGTACCGCAAATCTCACCACTCGCCATTGATGATTGGCCAGATGAATACGAAGAAGCCGTTCAAGTGATCAGCCTGTGCATTCTGCTCGACCGCAAGGACCTGCTCATACGATTCGTTAAACTTCTGGACGACGCTGGTTACGCCGGGGACGACACGCTCTATGAAGACCTGCTGAAAAAAGTCCTGCCTGATCGGCAAGACGTTGATCAGTGGTATCACGACGTCTACACCCCTCTCGTACAGGCAATTTATGCCGACACACGCGAAGAGGCGTCCCTGCTGCTCAAGGAGTATTGCCAGACTTGGTATCCAGCTTTCGAACAAGCGCCTTGGCACGATACGCACTTACAGGGCGACGACGGTAACTACGTCGGCTACTGGGCATTCGAAGCTGCGGCGATTGTCTTTCTGTATGGCCTGGATGATCGCCATGTCGATCACTGGGTTTACCCGAAAGATCTCGTCGAGTACGCGCGAAGTCGGTGA
- a CDS encoding PoNe immunity protein domain-containing protein, producing MKTKQNLLGDAQYAEFLAYSVDTEEFWKNNTFESDSPEQEASLRANHFKTVALKKLLISYTAGVDIPELEPLLEDLISKYEVRQQKLAAFEQIANISPLAIDSWLDEYEECVQVISLCVLLHRTDLLKRFISLVDNAGFKGEDALYEDLLCKVLPDRDDVDEWFHDVYTPLIQAIYADEKEEASELLLTYCKQWYPAFRHAPWHDAHLQGEDGNYVGYWAFEAGAVAFLYGIDDHAVDHMVYPKDLVDYARNHQSPRMTQVGRIVAGDACSRTGYWFTPAQANSRRHFQQGELMPKINDSRWGDTLWYWSGEA from the coding sequence ATGAAAACGAAACAAAATCTCCTTGGCGACGCTCAATATGCGGAGTTTCTCGCCTACAGCGTGGACACCGAGGAGTTCTGGAAAAACAACACCTTTGAATCTGACTCCCCGGAACAGGAAGCCTCACTGCGGGCGAATCACTTCAAGACAGTTGCTTTAAAAAAGCTGCTGATCTCCTATACCGCCGGCGTCGATATTCCAGAGTTAGAGCCTCTGCTTGAAGACCTGATTTCAAAATATGAAGTACGCCAGCAAAAACTGGCAGCTTTCGAACAGATCGCGAATATCTCTCCACTGGCTATCGACAGCTGGCTGGACGAATATGAAGAGTGCGTACAGGTGATCAGTCTGTGTGTCCTGCTCCACCGCACTGATCTTCTGAAACGGTTCATAAGCCTGGTGGACAATGCGGGTTTCAAGGGAGAGGACGCACTCTACGAAGATCTTCTCTGCAAAGTGTTGCCTGATCGAGACGATGTTGATGAGTGGTTTCACGATGTCTACACGCCGTTGATACAGGCGATTTACGCAGATGAAAAAGAAGAAGCTTCCGAGCTGCTACTGACTTATTGCAAACAATGGTATCCCGCATTCCGGCATGCGCCTTGGCACGACGCTCACCTACAGGGAGAGGACGGGAACTACGTGGGCTATTGGGCGTTTGAAGCTGGCGCCGTCGCATTTTTGTATGGCATCGATGATCACGCCGTCGACCATATGGTTTACCCGAAAGATCTGGTCGACTACGCGAGAAATCATCAAAGCCCACGAATGACACAAGTTGGCCGAATCGTTGCCGGCGATGCATGCAGCCGGACCGGCTATTGGTTCACGCCTGCTCAGGCGAACTCCCGCCGTCATTTCCAACAGGGTGAACTCATGCCGAAGATCAACGACTCCCGTTGGGGCGATACGCTTTGGTATTGGTCAGGTGAAGCGTGA